The following proteins are encoded in a genomic region of Coffea eugenioides isolate CCC68of chromosome 6, Ceug_1.0, whole genome shotgun sequence:
- the LOC113774936 gene encoding mitochondrial-processing peptidase subunit alpha-like, with the protein MYRTAASRLRALKGRTGNGALKRFASSAAVATQSSSGGFFNWLTGEKSSSLPSLDFPLKDVTIPPPVPDYVEPGKTKITTLPNGLRIASETSANPAASIGLYVDCGSIYEAPTSYGATHLLERMAFKSTKNRSHLRVVREVEAIGGNVTAAASREQMVYTYDALKTHLPEMVELLVDSVRNPAFLDWEVKEQIEKVKEEIIEYSKNPQHLLLEAIHSTGYSGPYGHPLMASEFAVERLNSTVLEEFVAENYTAPRIVLAASGVEHDELLKFAEPLLSDMPKLHRSEEPKPVYVGGDYRRHADEGTTHFALAFELPGGWLKEKEAMTLTVLQLLMGGGGSFSAGGPGKGMYSRLYLRVLNEYPQMQMFSAFSSIYNSTGLFGIQATTSSDFVTKAVDVAVKELIAVASPGEVDQGQLDRAKQATKSAILMNLESRMVTSEDIGKQISTYGERKPVEQFLKTIDEIKVQDIVSVAQKLITSPLTLASHGDVVYFPSYDAVSRRFH; encoded by the exons ATGTATCGGACCGCTGCTTCACGCCTAAGAGCTCTCAAG GGCCGGACGGGCAATGGAGCATTGAAAAGATTTGCTAGTTCTGCTGCTGTTGCAACCCAATCATCCTCAGGGGGTTTCTTTAATTGGCTGACTGGAGAAAAATCTTCTTCACTTCCATCTCTGGACTTCCCACTCAAAGATGTTACCATCCCACCTCCGGTCCCTGATTATGTTGAACCAGGGAAGACCAAGATAACAACTCTTccaaatggtcttagaatagcCTCAGAAACATCAGCT AACCCTGCTGCCTCCATTGGGTTGTATGTTGATTGTGGCTCAATCTATGAAGCACCTACTTCGTATGGTGCGACACATCTTCTGGAACGCATGGCCTTTAAGAGCACAAAAAACCGAAGCCACTTGCGTGTTGTACGAGAAGTTGAGGCAATTGGCGGCAATGTGACAGCCGCAGCCTCTAGGGAGCAAATGGTTTACACATATGATGCTTTAAAAACACATCTTCCAGAAATGGTAGAACTTCTAGTTGACAGTGTGAGGAACCCTGCTTTCCTGGATTGGGAAGTTAAAGAGCAG aTTGAGAAGGTGAAAGAAGAAATCATTGAGTACTCCAAAAACCCCCAACATTTGCTTTTGGAGGCAATTCACTCCACAGGCTATTCTGGTCCATATGGGCATCCACTTATGGCATCAGAATTTGCTGTGGAAAGATTGAACAGTACAGTGCTGGAGGAGTTTGTTGCT GAAAACTATACTGCTCCTCGTATCGTCCTTGCAGCATCAGGTGTTGAACATGATGAGCTATTGAAATTTGCGGAACCACTTCTCTCTGACATGCCTAAACTTCACCGCTCGGAGGAGCCAAAGCCTGTATATGTAGGAGGTGATTATCGTCGTCATGCGGATGAAGGG ACTACTCATTTTGCTCTTGCCTTTGAATTACCTGGGGGATGGCTGAAGGAAAAGGAAGCAATGACTTTGACAGTGCTTCAG TTGCTTATGGGAGGAGGTGGATCCTTCTCAGCTGGTGGTCCAGGGAAAGGGATGTACTCAAGACTAT ATCTTCGTGTTCTGAATGAGTATCCACAGATGCAGATGTTTAGTGCATTCAGTTCCATTTACAACAGCACTGGTTTATTTGGAATTCAAGCAACCACT AGTTCTGATTTTGTGACAAAAGCTGTAGATGTTGCGGTAAAAGAACTTATTGCAGTTGCAAGCCCTGGAGAAG TTGATCAGGGACAGCTCGATCGTGCCAAACAGGCAACAAAGTCTGCCATTTTGATGAACCTCGAATCAAGA ATGGTTACATCAGAAGATATTGGTAAACAAATTTCAACATATGGAGAGAG GAAACCTGTGGAGCAGTTCTTGAAGACCATAGACGAAATTAAAGTACAAGACATCGTCTCTGTTGCTCAGAAACTTATTACTTCTCCTCTTACGCTGGCATCACATGGGGATG TTGTATATTTCCCAAGTTATGATGCTGTCAGCCGAAGGTTCCATTAG